Genomic segment of bacterium:
CGCGCGCGAACGTTCTTGCGCTCGCGCCCGCTCCGCGGTGAACCCGGCCTCGTCGATCTCGAGGCCGTGCTCCCGCGCCACATCGCGCGTGAGGTCCGGAGGAAACCCATACGTGTCGTAGAGCCGGAACACATCCACCCCGGAGAGCACCGTCACCCCGCGGCGGCGGGCGTCGGCGATCAGATCGTCCAGCCGCCCGAGGCCGGCGTCGAGCGTCTGCTGGAACCGCTCCTCCTCCGCGCCGACGACGTCACGGATGAAGGGCGCATGGGTCCCAAGATCAGGATAGGCCCCCCGCATCGTCGAGACCACGGCGTCGGCCAAGCCGGGCAGCACCGGGCCCCGGGCGCCCGCGCGGCGCGCAAACCGGATCGCCCGCCGGATGATCATCCTCAACACGTATCCCCGGCCTTCGTTGTCGGGGACCACGCCGTCCGATGTGAGGAAGGTCATGGCGCGGCCGTGGTCCGCCAGCACCCGGTACGCCACCGTCTGCTCGGCGCGCTGCGCCACCGTGTGGCCGAGCAGGCGTTGAATGTGCACAAAGAGCGGGAGAAACAGGTCGGTGTCGTAGTTGCTCGGCACTCCCTGGATTACCGACACGATGCGCTCGAGCCCCATCCCCGTATCGACCCCGGGCTGGGGGAGCGGGATCCGAGTCCCCCCCGGCGCCTGATCGAACTGCATGAACACCAGGTTCCAGATCTCCAGCCACCGGCCGCAGCCGTTATCTAGCGCGACGCCGCAGTCGGGACGGCCGCACGTACACGCCGCCGGGCCCCAGTCGTAGTGCAGTTCGCTCGTCGGCCCGCACGGTCCGACGTCACCCATCATCCAAAAGTTGGTCGCTTCCCCCATCTGCACGATGCGTTCGTTTGGAATGCCGAGCGCCGCCCACGCGCCTGCGGCCTCGTCATCGCCGTCCAGGACCGTGTGCATGAGGCGATCGGGCGGAATCCCGAACACCGCCGTCACGAGCTCCCATGCGAACCGGATCGCGTCCCGTTTGAAATAGTCGCCGAAGCTGAAGTTGCCGAGCATCTCGAAGAACGTGTGGTGGCGTGGGGACGGCCCCACGTTGTCCAGATCGTTGTGCTTCCCGCTGACCCGCATGCACTTCTGCACGGTCGTCGCGCGCCGATACGGACGCCGTTCCAGACCCAAGAAGACATCTTTGAACGGGACCATCCCGGCGTTGGTGAACAACAAGGTGGGATCCCCCGCCGGCACCAGTGAAGCGCTCGGCACCCGCGTGTGTCCGTGGCGTTCGAAGTAGGCGAGGAACGCCTCCCGAATTTCGTCCGCGCGCATCACGACCCCGCCCCGGTCTCCCGCACCGAGCTCAGCAGATGCTCGGCCTCCGCGACGGCATCCGAGATCCCCTCGGCGGCGCGGTCGATCAATTCCGGCGTAATCACAAGCGGAGGCTCGATGCGGATGACGTTGGGGTTGTTGAGGGTATAGAAGGTGATCACCCCACGGCGCCCGGCCTCGGCCGAGGTCATGAGCGCATAGTCACGATGGGTAAACTCGAGCCCGAGCATCAAGCCGCGGCCCCTCACCTCCGCCACCACCCCGGGATGCCGCGCGCGGATCTCGTCGAGGCGCCGCGCGAACTGGGCCCCCAGCGGGTCGGCACGCTCGGCAAGACGTTCCTCCACCAAGACCTCGAGCGTGGCCAGCGCCGCGCGGCATGCCAGGGGATTTCCGCCGAACGTCGAGGAGTGGAGGTAGGGATCGCGTCGCATCCTCTCCCAGAGGTGGGGGCGGGCAACGAACGCGCCGATCGGCATCACCCCTCCCCCGAGGGCCTTCGCGAGGGTCATGATGTCCGGCACTACTCCGTCGTGCTCGACGCAGAAGATGCGTCCCGTTCGGCCCAACCCGGTCTGGATCTCGTCGGCGACGAGGAGCGCCCCGTGGCGATCACAGATCTCGCGCACCTGGCGGAGATACCCCGGGGGTGGGAGAATCACCCCGGCTTCGCCTTGGATCGGCTCGAGCATCACCGCGGCCACATCGGCCCGCATCGCGGCGTCGAGGGCGGCCGCATCGCCAAACGGCACGTGCGAAAAGCCGGGGACCAGCG
This window contains:
- a CDS encoding aminotransferase class III-fold pyridoxal phosphate-dependent enzyme, whose translation is MVLHRPEQGPFVPVALPDGPERTQLVARTLEQYRRYLNPGLARLFQFGGVETVEWAAEGCLVWDVHGRTYIDCACGPAIFNIGHRHPRVLAAVRDQLERIPMSVRTMPSVPQAELAERLAALTPGDLQYAFFCNSGAEANEGAIKLARLATGRPGIIAMQGAFHGKTLGALSATGRDYYKTPFEPLVPGFSHVPFGDAAALDAAMRADVAAVMLEPIQGEAGVILPPPGYLRQVREICDRHGALLVADEIQTGLGRTGRIFCVEHDGVVPDIMTLAKALGGGVMPIGAFVARPHLWERMRRDPYLHSSTFGGNPLACRAALATLEVLVEERLAERADPLGAQFARRLDEIRARHPGVVAEVRGRGLMLGLEFTHRDYALMTSAEAGRRGVITFYTLNNPNVIRIEPPLVITPELIDRAAEGISDAVAEAEHLLSSVRETGAGS